TCGATGATGTTAAAGCAATCAAGCAGATTTCTTTTGAGCAGAGTTACGCTAACCACGATCGTTGGTTTTTGCATACCTAGGCGAGCATGAACCTGATTGATGTTTCTAATGTTTTTCATCGCTTGCGTTGACAGGCCTGGGGGGCGGATTGCATATGAGATCAGTGGATCAACTGCGTCAATCGAAAGAACGTACAGAACTGGATTCTTCAACCCGGCAAGCGGGGCAAGATGCTCTTCATCCAAGAGGGTGGCGTTGGTGACTTGATCAAACCAGACGTCCGGTTTCTTGTTCATGTAAGCCTTAAAAATTCTTGCACGCTCTATGAATTGGGTGTCGCTCAGGAACTCGCCCAGGTTGGAAAGACCTATGTGCTGGAAGAGTGGCATTGCCTGGGCCATGCAATCTTCGAAAAGCTCCATGGACATTTCCCAACCGTCTTCGACAGGTACTCTGTCTTGATTCACAAAACAGTGTATGCAATTCAGGTTACATCGCCGAGTCGTGCTAATATTAATACGAGTAGGAAACATTCAATTGTGCTCCTTAATGTTTTGCCTGTGGACTCAAATTTGGCTGATAAGGAAGTCTTGAGAAAAAATTATGAGGGTCAATTTCAAAACTGCCACAGTGTCCTGTGTACTCAATATTTGAAATCCGGCATAGATCGCTTGCAAGAAGCTTAAAGTTGAGGTAAGGGCCGAGCCCCCTGGTTTCCTGATGTGTCTTAATCATGCGGTCTGTACGGTTTGAAACCTGGGCCGGAAGAACTGCTGTCGCAAGTACGGTCGTACGATGTAATGTCTTAATAAGTACGGTTGGCTCGAAACAGCAAAATTTAAGCATTTCCAGCAGGCACGGGATAGTAGGCTGCCAATAAGTATAAGGTTCGGGATATTCATTATAAGCAGGTGTGAATTTCATGTCTGCAGTGCTGCCGACTGTAGTCTCTGTCTCAAGTATCAGCAGGCCATTTCGTGCGATTAGTTTTCTGCAGGTGGCAATACCTCCCAAGGGGTCATACAAATGGTAAAGCACCCCTGAAAACGTGATGAGGTCATAAGAGCTATTGACGGGTGTCTGTGGCAGATCATTGATGTGTATATCCGGGTAGTATTCAATATCCTGACCGGAAATTTCCCGTGCGATTTCAAAGGTCGGCCTGTTCAGAACATCTGTTGCAACAACTCGAGATGCGCCCCCGGCTTTCAAAATAAGTGATATCAGACCATCCATCGTGCCAATATCCAGACAGGACATGCCGGGAAGGGTGATTTGCTCCAGCAGAGCTAAAACCCCATACAGCGTCCAGTTTGGTGGTGTCTTTTCAGTGAACCTGCCGGGTGTTGTTGTGCCATTGCCAAAATCAATGGCATGGAACCAGTTGTGATCAGTGATGTCTTTACGCATTAACTTCTCCTTGTCTACACGCACACGCCGGACAGCTATTGCTTGCTTAATTCCAGAAAAAACCTCTGATGATGCGGGATGTACTTTGAATACAGCCCATTTAAATATTCATGAGATAGGATTTCTTCTTCTTCGAATTCATGGTCGATTTCTATGGCGTAAATTTTTGCCGATAATGCGAGTTTCGAAAGTAGCCGCTCGAAAAGCATGCCTGCAGAGTATTGCCGAACAAATCTGCTGATATATGCGGTGGAGTAATGACAGCATGCGTTATTTTCAACTACTTCTTGCAGCAGTACCTTCTGCATGAATGCATCGTCCGCAAAAGGACCGCTAATGGGGTTTATAACGATCGAATACCGAGAATTGTGGTGCAATGGGATAATGACCGCTTTACCACCAGGCTTCAAGATGCGCTCTACTTCCCTAAGGCATTCTAAATCAGCACTCCCCTCAAAGTGTTCAACCGAACAGTGAAAAGTCACAAAATCTACAGTACTGTCATCGAGTGGTAATGCTGCTGCTGAACCCCCTAATTGAAAGACATTAGCTCCTAATTCTTTTGCTGCTGCTGGAAAGCATAGGTCTTGTGCAATGACAACTGCCTCTGGATAATTATTCTTGATGATTTTTGCATAAGTATGACCTGCAGCGCCGATGTCAAGTATTACCTTGGCATGGTTCAGGCCGATCAGGTATGACGTAATAAAATGTTCAAGGGTTTTCTGGAAGAAATATCCGGCTCCGTGCAGAGCATTGGCACCAAATCGCTCGGCATAAAATTGAACGTTATCGGCTAGAAATTGACGGTAAGCGGCTAGGCGTGGCCTGAAAACGTCAACTGCAATGGGAATGTCGCTGTTTCGTATCTGCGTCAGCAGACAATCGTTCTTAGGAGTTGATGCTGGCAGTTTATGAACCGCCAAGTCAATACCGTCGAGGTGTTTCGGAACAAAAGGGTTGTCCTGATATGTTGCGTTCAAAAAATCTCTAATCCGCTGACTTGCATAATAGGGCCGGATATCGTACTCAAGGTGAGCCCTGATGCACGCAAAGTAGGCGCTGATAATCTTGTCATGCTTTAAGTATTCAAGTGACTGGGGAGAAAATTTTGTGCGTTCGGCAAGCAACTCTGCAAGTACATCACAGCACGCCTGAATATGTTTTGTATTATTCATTTCTTGCCTCCGATCAGTGCGCCGGATCACTCAGGCAGCTGCTGATGCCTCCATCAACCGCTACTACGACGCCGGTCATGAATGCCGACTGCGAACCGGCAACAAAAAGAGCGGATTGTGCAATCTCTTCACAGCGGGCAATCCGTCCGAGGGGGTGATAGCTGTTCAGCTCAGCGAACCCTTCGGAATTCCCCACAAAACCGGCACGCAGCATTGGGGTGTCAGTTGCTGCAGGAGCGATTGCATTTACTCTGACATCAGGCGCCAGATCCAGAGCCATGGCCCTGGTCATGGCCTCAAGTGCCCCCTTGCTAGTGGCGTAGGCCACAAACTGCCGTTTGGTAAGTTTTGCATGGATGCTGCCGATGTTCACCACACAGCCCCTTGCTGCCCTTAGCTCTGGCAGGAATAGTGTAGTCAGCCAGAAAGGGGCCAGCAGATTGGTGTCGAGTGTGGCATGCCAGTCCTCGCGGGTCAGCTCATCGCAAGGTTTGACGATCTGCACGGCGGCATTGTTGATCAGTACATCCAGGCGACCGTCCGACAGAGAAAATACTTTGCGGCGGAGTGCATCGGCACTTTTGTCGGATTGAGCGATTAGCTGGAGGTTAAAGGGAATCACGGTATGGGAAAAGTCTGCGGGAGAATCCTTGTCAATGCCGACAACAGCATAACCGGCTTCGTGGAAGACCTCACAGAGCGCCCTGCCGATACCGCCGCAGGCTCCGGTGATCAGAACAGCTGGTTTCATGGTAGTTCACCAGGCGCAATTTCCGGAAGTCCCAATTCGTTGAAAAGATTGTTGAGGGTATTGATGTGCACTCGTTCCCACGCTTCTGGACTGCTGTTGGCGTTATGAGGAGCAAGCAGGGCATTGTGTATGGACCTGAGCGGGCTATTAGGCGGAAGGGGCTCAACTTCGAAGACATCTAGGCCAACTCCGCCTATTTTCCCATTTTGCAGGGCTGCAACCAATGCCGGTTCATCAATGATCGGTCCCCGGGCTGTGTTGATGACCAGAGCGTTCGGTTTCATGGCGCTGAATTGCTCGGTACTCAACAGGTGATGGCTAGTCGGATTTAGGTCACAGTTTACGCTGATAACATCGGCTGTGGCTAGCAACTCAGACAGCGTGACCATGCGCACCCTATGCTGGGAAATGAAATCTACATCCACCTCGGTAACATCATTGCCCAGTATTTTCATGCCGAAGCCGACGGCCCGGCGGATGACCGCCTTCCCCACATTTCCGACGCCGATAACGCCCAGGGTCGCTTCCCGCAAGGCAAATCCAGGGATTTTCTCCCACACCCCCTTGCGCATGGCTTCGTGCATCCAAGGAGTACGCCGGGCAAAACAGAGCATGTAAGCAAACACCGAATCCGCAACAGGTTCACTGAATGCGTTCGGGGTATTGCAGAGAGCGATCCCGAGCTCACGGCAGGCTGTTTGGTCGATGGAGTCGATCCCGGTACCCCACTTTGAAATCACTCTCAGTTTTTTTGCCGACTCAAGAACACGCCGGGTAAAACGGTCGTCCCCGCAGACCACACCATCAATATTCCCGATCAATCCAAGGAGCTCATTTTCTTCCAAGCGTTCCCGAACCTGCGGTACGACAGGGGTTATGCCCCTTTTCTCCAGAACAGGCAGAAAACGGTCAAGGTAAGGTTGCAGATAGGGGGCACTTATAAGTACGTTACAGGTCATCTGAGATTCCGTCCCGTTTAAGTATGTACAGTTGCTCTGCAAGTCTGAAATCGATTTCTTCGTCAATGTCGCACGCCTCATATCGGTCAATTTCATGGAGGATTGGGCGCTCACCGATTCGGTTATGACGAGTTTCCAGGGTGGTACGATTGAAAAGATACATGCATGAATTTTCCTCATATACCGGTGGCAGGTCCTGCGTGCGTATGAGCATGGCCGGGTTATGGTTGATGGCCCTAGCCAGACCGTCCCACAATCTCGCTTGCATGCGGGTAACGGTGAAAAGCGAATCGTTGACCGGGTAGGAAGCGAAGAACCGGCTGATAGCCTGGTCAATTGTTGCTGTTGAGAGCAACGGGTTGGTGCTGTGGGTTTGCAGGTAGAAATCGGCGGAAATCTGGCGGACCGTATTGAGCAGGATGTCATTCATGGGTATGGCACCATCCCGCAGATGAACTGGACGCTCCAGGATTGTTATCTGTGGGAAATACTGAGAGGCATCGGACATTATGACAGGACTGTCCGTATCAATGACTATTGTATTGACGTAAGAGGAGTTCAAAAGGTTGTTAATCACATGGTGATAGAGCGGTTTTCCGGCAAAGAGGCGGTAGTTTTTGCCTGGCACCCGTTCGCTGTCGTGCCGCATCGGCACAATGGCGGCAATGGAATACGTCATGGCACATCCTTCAGAGTCATCGTAACAGGTTTCAAGACGGCCCGTGCCGGTGCCCCCTCTGCGCCGGCAAGACGTATGGGCAGGCATATCATTTCGTACTGTCCTGATGTGACTGAAGACATATTAAGCCCCTCCAGAATGATGACGCCTGATCGTAAAAGAATACTATGTGTGCCGAGGTTTTGACCGAACGGTTCTATCGACAGGTAGTCAATACCGACAACTTCTATCTTGCGTCGAACGATCCATTCAGCGGCATCCGCCGTCAATCCGATAAAGTCCTTCGCGAATTCTTTCCTGTTCCATAGTGAAGAGTTTTGGGTTTTGAACAAAAGACGTTTGGTATCACTTCCGATAACCATACGCTCTAGTGTTGTTGCTGTTATATGGCCTAGGGCATCATGTTCTACTACGGTTGCCGGACCAATGAGGCTCTCAAGTGAGAGAGCATCCACCGTGGCTCCGTCGGCAAAAATGTGGGCGGGGGCATCCAGATGAGTGCCTGAGTGTACGTCACAGGAAAGGTAGGAGTCGGTTGTTGCGTCACCTCGCTCAATGGAGCGGACACGAGTTATGGAGACCCCGCTGCTTCCGGGCCATGCTGGTATGCGGTCACTCAGCTTGACTGAAATGTCGATAAACATCATCTGGAGTCCAATTCAAAGCGAAGAGTAGTCAATTTTGCGCTGTGCTTCGTCAGCACTAGTGGTAGACGGTATCGGGTTCCACTGATTTGGGTAGTAGAACCGGTCTTTCAAGTGTGCGGAAATCGGGCCGTGCTGGCAATAGCCGCGATAGGTACCCCAGAATTGTAACAGACGGAATGCAATAATTTCACCGAACTTTTTCAGCAATACCCTGTCGTGAGCAGCATAATAGAGATCGTTTATGCTGTTGGATACAAATAACGTGATGAAGTCAAGAAAAGAAAACGTCTCGTCCGGAAAAATCGTTTTCATGGCAATGGCTTCCCGCCGGTAACGATTTAAAATACGCGACAGGTTTTCTTCGT
The window above is part of the Trichlorobacter ammonificans genome. Proteins encoded here:
- a CDS encoding phosphoglycerate dehydrogenase, which encodes MTCNVLISAPYLQPYLDRFLPVLEKRGITPVVPQVRERLEENELLGLIGNIDGVVCGDDRFTRRVLESAKKLRVISKWGTGIDSIDQTACRELGIALCNTPNAFSEPVADSVFAYMLCFARRTPWMHEAMRKGVWEKIPGFALREATLGVIGVGNVGKAVIRRAVGFGMKILGNDVTEVDVDFISQHRVRMVTLSELLATADVISVNCDLNPTSHHLLSTEQFSAMKPNALVINTARGPIIDEPALVAALQNGKIGGVGLDVFEVEPLPPNSPLRSIHNALLAPHNANSSPEAWERVHINTLNNLFNELGLPEIAPGELP
- a CDS encoding class I SAM-dependent methyltransferase; its protein translation is MNNTKHIQACCDVLAELLAERTKFSPQSLEYLKHDKIISAYFACIRAHLEYDIRPYYASQRIRDFLNATYQDNPFVPKHLDGIDLAVHKLPASTPKNDCLLTQIRNSDIPIAVDVFRPRLAAYRQFLADNVQFYAERFGANALHGAGYFFQKTLEHFITSYLIGLNHAKVILDIGAAGHTYAKIIKNNYPEAVVIAQDLCFPAAAKELGANVFQLGGSAAALPLDDSTVDFVTFHCSVEHFEGSADLECLREVERILKPGGKAVIIPLHHNSRYSIVINPISGPFADDAFMQKVLLQEVVENNACCHYSTAYISRFVRQYSAGMLFERLLSKLALSAKIYAIEIDHEFEEEEILSHEYLNGLYSKYIPHHQRFFLELSKQ
- a CDS encoding cyclase family protein, with amino-acid sequence MMFIDISVKLSDRIPAWPGSSGVSITRVRSIERGDATTDSYLSCDVHSGTHLDAPAHIFADGATVDALSLESLIGPATVVEHDALGHITATTLERMVIGSDTKRLLFKTQNSSLWNRKEFAKDFIGLTADAAEWIVRRKIEVVGIDYLSIEPFGQNLGTHSILLRSGVIILEGLNMSSVTSGQYEMICLPIRLAGAEGAPARAVLKPVTMTLKDVP
- a CDS encoding SDR family NAD(P)-dependent oxidoreductase — its product is MKPAVLITGACGGIGRALCEVFHEAGYAVVGIDKDSPADFSHTVIPFNLQLIAQSDKSADALRRKVFSLSDGRLDVLINNAAVQIVKPCDELTREDWHATLDTNLLAPFWLTTLFLPELRAARGCVVNIGSIHAKLTKRQFVAYATSKGALEAMTRAMALDLAPDVRVNAIAPAATDTPMLRAGFVGNSEGFAELNSYHPLGRIARCEEIAQSALFVAGSQSAFMTGVVVAVDGGISSCLSDPAH
- a CDS encoding class I SAM-dependent methyltransferase — its product is MRKDITDHNWFHAIDFGNGTTTPGRFTEKTPPNWTLYGVLALLEQITLPGMSCLDIGTMDGLISLILKAGGASRVVATDVLNRPTFEIAREISGQDIEYYPDIHINDLPQTPVNSSYDLITFSGVLYHLYDPLGGIATCRKLIARNGLLILETETTVGSTADMKFTPAYNEYPEPYTYWQPTIPCLLEMLKFCCFEPTVLIKTLHRTTVLATAVLPAQVSNRTDRMIKTHQETRGLGPYLNFKLLASDLCRISNIEYTGHCGSFEIDPHNFFSRLPYQPNLSPQAKH
- a CDS encoding acylneuraminate cytidylyltransferase family protein, with the translated sequence MTYSIAAIVPMRHDSERVPGKNYRLFAGKPLYHHVINNLLNSSYVNTIVIDTDSPVIMSDASQYFPQITILERPVHLRDGAIPMNDILLNTVRQISADFYLQTHSTNPLLSTATIDQAISRFFASYPVNDSLFTVTRMQARLWDGLARAINHNPAMLIRTQDLPPVYEENSCMYLFNRTTLETRHNRIGERPILHEIDRYEACDIDEEIDFRLAEQLYILKRDGISDDL